The following DNA comes from Halobacillus litoralis.
ATAATGAAAGCTGTTTTATTGAATTGCAGTTTAGAAAAAGGAAAAAATGACACAGACACAGAACAACTCCTTAATGAATCAGCTCGTATTTTTCAAAAAGAAAAAATAGATGTTGAAAGGATTCACCTGAGGGACTTCCACATCAAATTCGGGATTACCACAGAATTTGATCAAGAGGAAGATTGGCCTTTCATTTTCGAAAAAATTCTTGAAGCTGATATCGTCCTGCTCGGCACTCCGATTGCAATGGGCGACAAGAGCAGTATTGCATCACTCGTGATTGAGCGATTACAAGGCTATCATAAATTAACAAACCGAAAAGGCCAGGGGCTGTTTTACAATAAAGTCGGAGGAGCGATCGTAGCTGATGGAGGATTTGGCGGAGCACGAACCGCTGCACAATCGATTCACTACAGTTTATCCATGCTTGGATTCACCTTCCCTCCTCATGCGAGCGCAATTTGCAACGATAAACTGGATGATCAGA
Coding sequences within:
- a CDS encoding flavodoxin family protein produces the protein MKAVLLNCSLEKGKNDTDTEQLLNESARIFQKEKIDVERIHLRDFHIKFGITTEFDQEEDWPFIFEKILEADIVLLGTPIAMGDKSSIASLVIERLQGYHKLTNRKGQGLFYNKVGGAIVADGGFGGARTAAQSIHYSLSMLGFTFPPHASAICNDKLDDQKPKSAACIESDVVRMTYNLIHFSELLMFNPIPVVGNTIEEGKIPE